A genomic segment from Equus przewalskii isolate Varuska chromosome X, EquPr2, whole genome shotgun sequence encodes:
- the LOC103543249 gene encoding odorant-binding protein-like yields the protein MQILLLSLVLGVVCAVQEPQSETDYSLFSGEWNTIYIGSSNIEKISENGPFRILLRRLDLDSAGDRIIYTFFLKVNGQCTKISSLAIKTEENTYVCHYAGKNKFEILHLSKTAIITDIVNEDEGGLVTKMVALVGKVGDIQKEDIEKFKEVAKEKEIPEENIVNIINIDDCPTSE from the exons ATGCAGATTCTGCTGCTGAGTCTTGTACTGGGTGTGGTTTGTGCTGTCCAGGAACCTCAATCTGAGACTGATTACTCACTG TTTTCAGGAGAATGGAACACCATTTACATCGGATCCAGTAACATAGAGAAGATCAGTGAGAACGGACCATTCAGAATTCTTCTCCGTAGACTTGATTTAGACAGTGCAGGTGACAGAATCATCTACACGTTTTTTCTCAA GGTCAATGGACAATGCACAAAAATATCCTCTTTggcaataaaaacagaagaaaatacttaCGTTTGTCATT atgcaggaaaaaataaatttgaaattctcCATTTGTCAAAAACTGCTATCATAACAGATATTGTCAATGAGGATGAAGGAGGCCTGGTCACCAAAATGGTTGCATTGGTTG GCAAAGTAGGAGATATTCAGAAGGAAGATATTGAGAAGTTCAAGGAGGTGGCTAAAGAAAAGGagattccagaagaaaacattgtGAATATCATCAATATTG ATGACTGTCCTACAAGTGAATGA